A single genomic interval of Zingiber officinale cultivar Zhangliang chromosome 4A, Zo_v1.1, whole genome shotgun sequence harbors:
- the LOC121969716 gene encoding expansin-like A1: MDSNMCENFFTLSLLFLLLISSTSACDRCVHQSSAAYFSSASTVAAGACGYGSMAMGFNGGFVAAGSSVIHRGGIGCGACFQVRCKDTRVCTRGGVKVTLTDLNKNNDTGFILSSSAFRAMARNGMVQDLNKLGILDVEYKRIPCEYKNQNLSIRVEENSRRPNYLAIKFMYQGGQTDIVGVDVARVGSSNWQFMNRDYGPVWSTNQAPVGSLQFRLVVTSGYDGKWIWTRNAVLPMDWKTGSVYDLGVKVTEIAQEGCNPCHRQDWE; the protein is encoded by the exons ATGGATAGTAACATGTGCGAAAACTTCTTCACATtgtctcttctcttccttctcttgatctcctccacctCAGCTTGTGATAGATGCGTGCATCAGTCCAGCGCAGCTTACTTCTCCTCTGCCTCCACCGTCGCCG CCGGAGCTTGTGGGTATGGATCCATGGCGATGGGTTTCAATGGAGGATTTGTTGCAGCAGGAAGCTCGGTCATTCACAGAGGAGGAATCGGCTGTGGAGCTTGCTTCCAG gTAAGATGCAAGGATACAAGAGTATGCACACGTGGAGGAGTAAAAGTGACCTTGACAGACCTTAACAAGAACAATGACACTGGTTTCATTCTCAGCAGTTCTGCTTTCAGGGCCATGGCAAGAAATGGCATGGTGCAAGATCTTAACAAACTTGGCATTCTGGATGTGGAATACAAAAG GATTCCCTGCGAGTACAAGAACCAGAACCTATCAATCAGAGTGGAAGAAAACAGTAGAAGGCCGAACTACCTGGCCATCAAGTTCATGTATCAGGGAGGCCAAACTGACATAGTCGGAGTTGATGTAGCTCGG GTCGGGTCATCGAACTGGCAATTCATGAACCGAGATTATGGTCCAGTTTGGAGCACGAACCAAGCGCCAGTCGGATCGTTGCAATTCCGGCTAGTCGTGACCTCCGGCTACGATGGCAAATGGATCTGGACGCGGAATGCGGTCCTGCCGATGGACTGGAAAACTGGTTCAGTATATGATTTGGGGGTTAAGGTCACTGAGATTGCCCAAGAAGGGTGCAACCCTTGTCACAGACAAGACTGGGAATAG